In Sebaldella termitidis ATCC 33386, one DNA window encodes the following:
- a CDS encoding MGMT family protein, with product MNDYTKKVIKIIKSIPSGKTMSYGDIAKTAGKNRGAREVSRILHSCSEKYGLPWHRVINSQGKISLSGEAGQFQREMLEQEGIRFDKNGKINEVYINKGRDSNANKERRKKRS from the coding sequence ATGAATGATTATACAAAAAAAGTTATAAAAATAATAAAATCTATTCCTAGCGGTAAAACAATGTCATATGGGGACATAGCCAAAACAGCCGGAAAAAACAGAGGAGCCAGAGAGGTATCACGGATTCTGCACAGCTGCAGTGAAAAATACGGACTGCCGTGGCACAGGGTTATAAATTCTCAGGGAAAAATAAGCCTGTCAGGGGAAGCAGGACAATTTCAGCGTGAAATGCTTGAGCAGGAAGGAATTCGTTTTGATAAAAACGGGAAAATAAATGAAGTTTATATAAATAAAGGAAGAGATTCTAATGCTAATAAGGAAAGAAGAAAAAAAAGATCTTGA
- the hisF gene encoding imidazole glycerol phosphate synthase subunit HisF, with amino-acid sequence MITKRIVPCLDVRDGRVVKGKNFKGIQDVDNPVELAKFYNESGADELVFYDITASYEKRGIFIDVLKNVAREVFIPLTVGGGINSVEDFDAVLKAGADKVSVNSGAIKNPGLIKVAAEKYGNQCVVLSIDIKRVDGKYCVFSNGGRINTGIDAIEWAELGEKNGAGELVVNSIDTDGVRNGFDLELLKDISKNLSIPVVASGGAGNMEHFKDVFMLEGVDAGLAASIFHFKEIDIMDLKRYLEKNNIVVRI; translated from the coding sequence ATGATAACAAAAAGAATAGTTCCCTGTCTTGATGTAAGGGACGGGAGAGTAGTAAAAGGAAAAAATTTTAAAGGTATTCAGGATGTAGATAATCCTGTGGAGCTTGCAAAATTTTATAATGAATCTGGTGCAGATGAGCTGGTATTTTATGATATAACTGCTTCCTACGAAAAGAGGGGAATCTTTATAGATGTACTAAAAAATGTGGCAAGAGAAGTATTTATTCCCCTTACAGTCGGAGGCGGGATAAATAGCGTGGAAGACTTTGATGCTGTATTAAAAGCCGGTGCTGACAAAGTAAGTGTAAATTCAGGGGCAATAAAAAATCCCGGACTGATAAAAGTGGCTGCTGAAAAATATGGTAACCAGTGTGTGGTTTTATCAATAGATATAAAAAGAGTAGATGGAAAATACTGTGTTTTTTCCAATGGCGGCAGAATAAATACTGGAATAGATGCGATAGAATGGGCAGAGCTGGGTGAAAAAAACGGTGCTGGAGAACTTGTAGTGAACAGTATTGATACAGATGGGGTAAGAAATGGTTTTGATCTGGAACTACTAAAAGATATAAGTAAAAATCTGAGTATCCCTGTAGTAGCTTCAGGCGGTGCAGGCAATATGGAACACTTCAAGGATGTTTTTATGCTTGAGGGGGTAGATGCGGGACTTGCTGCTTCTATATTTCACTTTAAAGAAATAGATATAATGGATTTGAAAAGATATTTGGAAAAAAATAATATAGTAGTAAGAATATAG
- a CDS encoding DUF4870 domain-containing protein has translation MSDMKDKLEDVKDNVEEKADNAKIKLDKTVDDVKEYAHEAGEDVKQTGEAAKEKFSEVKEQVKSGFDQTMADVMEVTADDKNKAVIMHILSIILGFSMLGFISPLIFYFAVSDNSEFLKQEAKNDLNFQLTLLIAYVIAGILWIVLIGIFLSFVLGICALVFEIMALVKAKDGEHYKFPFSLNLIK, from the coding sequence ATGAGTGATATGAAAGATAAGTTGGAAGATGTTAAAGATAATGTAGAGGAAAAAGCAGATAATGCTAAAATAAAATTAGATAAGACGGTAGATGACGTAAAGGAATATGCACATGAAGCAGGAGAAGATGTGAAGCAGACAGGTGAAGCTGCCAAAGAGAAATTTTCTGAAGTAAAGGAACAGGTAAAATCAGGTTTCGATCAGACAATGGCAGATGTAATGGAAGTAACAGCTGATGATAAGAATAAAGCGGTTATTATGCATATTTTGTCTATAATACTTGGGTTTTCAATGTTAGGATTTATTTCACCATTAATATTCTATTTTGCAGTTAGCGATAACTCAGAATTTTTAAAACAAGAAGCAAAAAATGACTTAAATTTTCAATTGACACTTTTAATTGCTTATGTTATAGCAGGAATATTATGGATCGTTTTAATAGGAATCTTTTTATCATTTGTTCTAGGTATATGTGCATTAGTTTTTGAAATAATGGCATTAGTAAAAGCTAAAGATGGAGAACATTATAAATTCCCATTTTCATTAAACTTAATAAAGTAA
- the pdxS gene encoding pyridoxal 5'-phosphate synthase lyase subunit PdxS — translation MENERYELNKNLAQMLKGGVIMDVSNPEQAKIAEEAGAAAVMALERIPADIRAAGGVSRMSDPKMIKGIQEAVSIPVMAKARIGHFVEAQILEALEIDYIDESEVLSPADDKYHINKTKFKVPFVCGAKDLGEALRRIQEGASMIRTKGEPGTGDIVQAVRHMRAMMSEIKKVQNMNEDELYFAAKELQVSYDIINFVHKNGKLPVVNFAAGGVATPADAALMMQLGAEGVFVGSGIFKSGNPKKRAQAIIKAVTNYNDPKILAEISEDLGEAMVGINENEIQILMAERGK, via the coding sequence ATGGAAAATGAAAGATATGAACTTAACAAAAACTTGGCTCAAATGTTAAAGGGCGGTGTAATAATGGATGTTTCCAATCCTGAACAGGCAAAAATAGCAGAGGAAGCCGGAGCGGCAGCTGTAATGGCTCTGGAAAGAATTCCGGCTGATATAAGAGCAGCCGGGGGAGTTTCAAGAATGAGCGATCCTAAAATGATAAAAGGAATACAGGAGGCAGTTAGTATTCCTGTAATGGCAAAAGCAAGAATCGGACATTTTGTAGAGGCTCAGATTCTGGAAGCTCTTGAGATAGATTATATAGATGAAAGTGAAGTTTTATCACCGGCAGATGATAAATATCATATAAATAAAACTAAATTCAAGGTACCTTTTGTATGCGGTGCAAAGGATTTGGGCGAAGCACTCAGAAGAATTCAGGAAGGGGCTTCTATGATAAGAACAAAGGGAGAACCCGGAACAGGCGATATTGTTCAAGCAGTAAGACACATGCGTGCAATGATGAGTGAAATCAAAAAAGTACAAAATATGAATGAAGACGAATTATATTTTGCTGCAAAAGAGCTTCAGGTGTCATATGATATTATTAATTTTGTACATAAAAATGGGAAACTCCCTGTCGTAAACTTTGCAGCCGGCGGTGTGGCGACTCCGGCAGATGCAGCATTAATGATGCAGCTTGGTGCAGAAGGAGTGTTTGTCGGATCTGGAATTTTTAAATCTGGAAATCCCAAAAAGAGAGCACAGGCAATTATAAAAGCCGTAACAAATTATAATGATCCGAAAATTCTGGCAGAAATATCTGAAGATCTTGGTGAAGCGATGGTGGGTATTAATGAAAATGAAATTCAAATATTAATGGCTGAAAGAGGAAAGTAA
- the hisH gene encoding imidazole glycerol phosphate synthase subunit HisH, which produces MIAVIDYGVGNLFSLKSSLDYTGLENIFTNSESEIRKADALILPGVGAFRDAIDILNKTGLGTIVKEEAENGKKILGICLGMQLLFDKSYEYGEYKGLGLINGDIVSMKDNLKNKKLKVPHMGWNSLEFLKEDKILKYINAGEYVYYVHSYYAENCNDSVIACSDYDIKIPGIVKNNNIYGIQFHPEKSGKTGLNILKAFGEMI; this is translated from the coding sequence ATGATAGCAGTGATAGATTATGGTGTAGGCAATTTATTTTCACTGAAATCATCACTTGACTATACAGGACTGGAAAATATATTTACAAACAGTGAAAGTGAAATAAGAAAGGCAGATGCCTTGATACTTCCGGGAGTAGGAGCATTCAGAGATGCAATAGACATTCTTAATAAGACAGGTTTGGGTACTATTGTAAAGGAAGAAGCAGAAAATGGGAAAAAGATACTGGGAATATGTCTGGGAATGCAGCTTTTATTTGATAAAAGCTATGAATACGGAGAATATAAAGGACTTGGACTTATAAACGGGGATATAGTTTCTATGAAAGATAATTTGAAAAATAAAAAATTAAAAGTACCTCATATGGGATGGAACAGTCTTGAATTTCTAAAAGAGGATAAAATTCTGAAATATATAAATGCAGGTGAATATGTATATTATGTGCATTCATATTATGCAGAAAACTGTAATGATTCTGTAATAGCCTGTTCAGATTATGACATAAAAATTCCGGGAATAGTAAAAAATAATAATATTTACGGAATACAGTTTCATCCTGAAAAAAGCGGGAAAACAGGATTAAATATATTAAAAGCTTTCGGGGAGATGATATAA
- the hisIE gene encoding bifunctional phosphoribosyl-AMP cyclohydrolase/phosphoribosyl-ATP diphosphatase HisIE yields the protein MVLYNNIKELKFDSNGLIPAVIQDYYTKEVLTVAYMNSESLKITINEGKTCFYSRSRNELWRKGETSGNYQHVVSIKSDCDNDSLVIEVIKDGPACHTGAESCFNNLIFKTREENFSIQKLYDLIKERKTNNTENSYTSYLFEKGLDKILKKIGEECTEVIIGAKNKGNEELVYELADLVYHSMVLMIEKDITLADIKEELKKRQVVDKKVKQEKMK from the coding sequence ATGGTATTATATAATAACATAAAAGAATTGAAGTTTGACAGCAATGGTCTTATCCCGGCAGTAATTCAGGATTATTATACCAAAGAAGTACTGACTGTGGCATATATGAATTCTGAAAGCTTGAAAATAACAATAAATGAAGGAAAAACATGTTTTTACAGCAGAAGCAGAAATGAATTATGGAGAAAAGGCGAGACTTCCGGAAATTATCAGCATGTGGTAAGTATAAAGTCTGACTGCGATAATGATTCACTTGTAATTGAAGTAATAAAGGACGGTCCGGCGTGTCACACAGGTGCCGAATCATGTTTTAACAACTTGATTTTCAAAACCCGGGAAGAAAATTTTTCTATTCAGAAGTTATATGATCTGATAAAAGAGAGAAAGACAAATAATACTGAGAATTCTTACACATCTTATTTATTTGAAAAAGGTCTGGATAAAATACTGAAAAAAATAGGAGAAGAGTGTACAGAAGTAATAATAGGCGCTAAAAATAAGGGAAATGAAGAATTAGTTTATGAGCTTGCAGATCTTGTATATCATTCAATGGTGCTTATGATAGAGAAAGATATTACTCTCGCTGATATAAAGGAAGAATTAAAGAAAAGACAGGTTGTAGATAAGAAGGTAAAACAGGAAAAAATGAAATAA
- a CDS encoding GNAT family N-acetyltransferase yields MLIRKEEKKDLDDIRHINNTCINGDYESKLINNIRKRKSFILSLIAEDNGKIIGHIMYSRIKTDDRNSTALAPMCVLTEYQKTA; encoded by the coding sequence ATGCTAATAAGGAAAGAAGAAAAAAAAGATCTTGATGATATTCGGCATATAAATAATACCTGCATTAACGGAGATTATGAAAGCAAGCTGATAAATAACATCAGAAAGCGAAAAAGTTTTATACTTTCACTTATAGCAGAAGATAATGGGAAAATAATCGGACATATTATGTACAGCAGAATAAAAACAGATGATAGGAATTCAACTGCTTTAGCTCCGATGTGTGTGCTTACGGAATATCAGAAGACTGCATAG
- the hisA gene encoding 1-(5-phosphoribosyl)-5-[(5-phosphoribosylamino)methylideneamino]imidazole-4-carboxamide isomerase, whose protein sequence is MIIFPAIDLKNGEAVRLTQGDYNQVKVYFKNPAEVLEFFKKNNSQYLHIVDLDGASSGKTENFETIKMLVENSDLFIQVGGGIRNEERIKKYLELGVNRVILGTAAIENPEFLVEMVHKYKDKVAVSVDAHDQKVAVNGWKEVKSIDSFEFCKTLSDIGVDNIIYTDISKDGKMSGTNIEIYRRLSKVIKSKITASGGITYKDEIIELKSLNIYGAIVGKAIYENTLNLEEIIKTAE, encoded by the coding sequence ATGATAATATTTCCGGCAATAGATTTGAAAAACGGAGAAGCAGTAAGATTAACACAAGGGGACTATAATCAGGTAAAAGTATATTTTAAAAATCCTGCTGAGGTTCTTGAATTTTTTAAAAAAAATAACAGTCAATATCTTCATATAGTGGATCTTGACGGTGCCAGCAGCGGGAAAACGGAAAATTTTGAAACTATAAAAATGCTTGTAGAAAATAGTGACTTATTTATTCAGGTAGGCGGCGGTATAAGAAATGAAGAAAGAATAAAAAAATATCTGGAGCTTGGAGTAAATAGAGTCATACTGGGAACGGCCGCAATAGAAAATCCGGAATTTCTTGTAGAAATGGTGCATAAATATAAGGATAAGGTGGCAGTTTCTGTAGATGCACACGATCAAAAAGTAGCAGTAAACGGCTGGAAAGAAGTAAAATCCATAGATTCTTTTGAATTTTGCAAAACATTATCGGACATTGGAGTAGATAATATTATATATACTGATATCTCAAAAGACGGTAAAATGAGCGGAACTAACATAGAAATATACAGAAGATTAAGTAAAGTAATAAAGTCAAAGATAACTGCATCAGGCGGAATTACATATAAGGATGAGATAATCGAGCTTAAATCATTAAATATATACGGAGCAATAGTAGGTAAGGCTATATATGAGAATACTCTGAATCTGGAAGAGATTATAAAAACAGCCGAATAA
- the pdxT gene encoding pyridoxal 5'-phosphate synthase glutaminase subunit PdxT, which translates to MNIGILALQGAFKEHKDILDKLEADSYEIRKKSDLKKRPDGLIIPGGESTVIGKLLNDLDMMEELKNMIENGIPVFGTCAGLILLAKKIENDKRIHLGCMNIEVQRNAYGRQLGSFVTEEEFQGIGKIPMVFIRAPYIKSIGNNVKILSEVKGKIIAAEEKNILVTAFHPELTKDTRVHKYFIEKITE; encoded by the coding sequence ATGAATATTGGAATTTTGGCACTTCAGGGAGCTTTTAAAGAACATAAAGATATTTTGGATAAACTTGAAGCGGATTCTTATGAGATAAGAAAAAAATCAGATCTTAAAAAACGACCAGACGGTCTAATTATTCCCGGCGGTGAAAGTACAGTAATTGGCAAGCTCCTAAATGATCTGGATATGATGGAAGAACTAAAAAATATGATCGAAAATGGAATTCCTGTGTTTGGTACTTGTGCCGGTCTGATATTGTTAGCCAAAAAAATTGAAAATGATAAAAGAATTCATCTTGGATGTATGAATATTGAAGTTCAAAGAAATGCCTACGGCAGACAGCTGGGAAGCTTTGTCACCGAAGAAGAATTTCAAGGGATAGGAAAAATACCTATGGTTTTTATAAGAGCACCATATATAAAATCAATAGGAAATAATGTAAAAATATTATCGGAAGTGAAAGGAAAAATAATTGCTGCAGAAGAAAAAAATATTCTTGTTACTGCATTTCATCCTGAATTGACAAAGGATACCAGAGTCCATAAATATTTTATAGAAAAAATTACAGAATAA
- the hisJ gene encoding histidinol-phosphatase HisJ produces the protein MKFLSNLHTHTLYCDGNNSAEEYIKRAIELGFISIGFSGHSYIPGTLGEDWGMSEEGTLEYIKELKGLREKYKGDIEVYIGLETDYYSGYKKDIKEKLSLDYTLGSVHLIKNDTTGEYYSIDSSPEITEEGIKAFGGVRNYIKKYYETLLEMIEEQEPDIIGHIDLVKKFNSDNRYFDETEEWYISLIDEALDKIKSSNSIIEVNTGAMSRGWTNFPYPSKFILKLILEKNIPITLNSDVHSVENLDYYFDESMEVIKETGFKKIKILKKSEFQDIEVK, from the coding sequence ATGAAATTTTTATCAAATTTACACACTCATACACTTTACTGTGATGGTAATAACAGTGCTGAAGAGTATATAAAAAGGGCAATAGAACTTGGATTTATAAGTATAGGATTTTCAGGACATTCTTATATTCCGGGTACTCTTGGCGAAGACTGGGGAATGAGTGAGGAGGGAACTCTGGAATATATAAAAGAATTAAAAGGTTTAAGAGAAAAATATAAAGGTGATATTGAAGTTTATATTGGCCTGGAAACAGATTATTATTCCGGTTATAAAAAAGATATAAAGGAAAAATTATCTTTGGATTATACTCTGGGGTCTGTCCATTTGATAAAAAATGATACTACCGGGGAATATTACAGTATTGACAGTTCTCCGGAAATAACCGAAGAAGGTATAAAAGCTTTTGGCGGTGTAAGAAATTATATAAAAAAATACTATGAAACCCTGTTAGAAATGATTGAAGAGCAGGAACCTGATATTATAGGTCATATTGATCTGGTAAAAAAATTCAATTCTGATAACAGATATTTTGATGAAACTGAGGAATGGTACATAAGCCTGATTGATGAAGCACTGGATAAAATAAAAAGCAGTAATTCGATAATAGAAGTAAATACCGGAGCAATGTCAAGAGGATGGACAAATTTTCCATATCCGTCGAAATTTATTCTAAAGCTTATTCTGGAAAAAAATATTCCTATTACATTGAATTCTGATGTTCATTCAGTAGAAAACCTGGATTATTATTTTGATGAATCAATGGAAGTAATAAAAGAAACAGGATTTAAGAAAATAAAAATTTTAAAAAAATCAGAATTTCAGGATATTGAAGTAAAATAA